One Candidatus Rickettsiella isopodorum genomic region harbors:
- a CDS encoding riboflavin synthase: MYSGITQGLFVVKSLTKRPGLFHYSVVLNEELVKNLKTGASISIDGVCQTVVAKNGIEVSFDAMQETLVKTTLNELFVGRKVSVERSLVYGDEIGGHELSGHVLETGKVIDKKISGENLCLSIQCSVACFAFVKPKGYIAVDGSSLTVGLTNKKQPSFEVYLIPETLRKTNFSDKNVGDNVNIEPDMKTMVLVETVQSYFSNIDDRLTVIEKKL; this comes from the coding sequence ATGTACTCTGGAATTACACAAGGTTTATTTGTTGTAAAGTCACTCACTAAACGACCAGGATTATTCCATTATAGTGTCGTATTAAATGAAGAACTAGTAAAAAATTTAAAAACGGGTGCGAGTATTTCTATAGATGGCGTTTGTCAAACCGTCGTTGCGAAGAATGGAATTGAAGTCAGTTTTGATGCAATGCAAGAAACCTTAGTCAAAACTACTTTAAATGAACTTTTTGTTGGAAGAAAAGTCAGTGTGGAGAGGAGTCTAGTCTATGGTGATGAAATAGGAGGACATGAACTGAGTGGCCATGTATTGGAGACAGGAAAAGTTATCGATAAAAAAATTAGTGGAGAGAATTTGTGTTTGTCTATTCAATGTTCTGTCGCTTGTTTCGCTTTTGTTAAACCGAAAGGTTATATCGCGGTGGATGGTTCTAGTTTAACTGTAGGATTGACGAATAAAAAACAACCTAGTTTTGAAGTGTATTTAATTCCCGAAACATTACGCAAAACCAATTTTTCCGATAAAAATGTGGGTGATAATGTTAATATCGAACCTGATATGAAAACGATGGTATTAGTTGAAACTGTACAGAGTTATTTTTCTAATATTGATGACCGATTAACAGTCATAGAAAAAAAGCTATAG
- the waaA gene encoding lipid IV(A) 3-deoxy-D-manno-octulosonic acid transferase translates to MRFLYTIIFYLFLPFILLRLWIKNRKNPNGLQFWHERLGLGLRHPLPSGGIWVHAVSVGESLTAIPLIKRIQQRYPSLPIIVTNETATGAERIRVALGNSITPLYFPYDLPLILRKFFKALQPKLLILLETELWPNLLAACQLYQVPVALVNARLSERSALSYRRILPITQAMLKSINVISAQFQADAERFIDLGFSPERIHITGSLKFDVTLPRNLLEQAQQWQKIWGENRLVWIAASTHPGEEELILQVFKQVRHYFPDLLLVSIPRHVDRASQLEQLYRSQNYNINKRSDHKRDLNDIDVLIGDTMGELLIFYAAADLAFVGGSLVEKGGQNPLEPAAVGLPILTGPYTFNFATITEQLKQRNAAIQVNNATELAEQVISLLSDPVRRQNMGREAKKFVEENKGSVLKQMQLIESLLII, encoded by the coding sequence ATGCGATTCTTATATACAATAATTTTTTATTTATTTTTGCCGTTTATTTTATTGCGTTTATGGATAAAAAATCGTAAAAATCCTAATGGATTGCAATTTTGGCATGAGCGTCTAGGCTTAGGCCTACGACATCCTTTGCCATCCGGTGGGATTTGGGTGCATGCCGTTTCAGTCGGCGAATCCTTGACGGCCATACCATTGATCAAGCGGATACAGCAACGTTATCCATCGCTACCTATTATTGTGACCAATGAGACAGCAACAGGTGCCGAACGTATCCGTGTTGCATTGGGAAACAGTATAACCCCGCTTTATTTTCCTTATGATTTACCCTTAATCTTGAGGAAATTCTTTAAGGCACTACAACCAAAATTACTGATTTTGTTAGAAACGGAGCTTTGGCCCAACCTTCTAGCCGCGTGTCAGTTGTATCAAGTGCCGGTAGCCCTTGTCAATGCCCGTTTATCTGAACGCTCCGCTTTATCCTATCGGCGTATTTTGCCGATAACACAAGCCATGTTAAAGAGCATTAATGTTATTTCAGCTCAGTTTCAAGCTGACGCGGAGCGTTTTATTGACCTTGGTTTCTCGCCTGAGCGAATACACATTACCGGTAGTCTTAAATTTGATGTGACGTTGCCAAGAAATTTACTGGAACAGGCCCAGCAATGGCAGAAAATTTGGGGAGAAAATCGGCTTGTTTGGATTGCGGCGAGCACTCATCCTGGTGAAGAAGAATTGATTCTTCAGGTGTTTAAGCAGGTGCGTCATTATTTCCCAGACTTATTATTAGTTTCGATACCCCGACACGTGGATCGAGCTTCTCAATTAGAACAGCTATATCGCAGTCAAAACTATAACATTAACAAGCGTAGCGATCATAAGCGCGATCTGAACGATATCGATGTTTTGATCGGTGATACGATGGGTGAATTACTTATTTTTTATGCGGCAGCGGATCTGGCTTTTGTGGGTGGAAGTCTCGTTGAAAAAGGCGGTCAAAACCCTCTTGAGCCGGCTGCCGTTGGCCTCCCTATATTAACCGGCCCTTATACTTTTAATTTTGCAACCATTACGGAACAGCTGAAACAGCGAAATGCAGCAATTCAGGTAAATAACGCGACAGAGCTAGCAGAGCAGGTTATTTCTTTGTTGTCTGATCCAGTACGACGCCAGAACATGGGTCGGGAAGCTAAAAAGTTTGTGGAAGAAAATAAAGGATCGGTGTTAAAACAAATGCAATTAATTGAAAGTTTATTAATAATTTAA
- the djlA gene encoding co-chaperone DjlA, translating to MNIWGKLVGGFFGFLFAGPFGLILGVIIGHLFDRGLRQNQGWTFSSVNPNVAQQVFFNSTFLVMGHIAKLDGRISEAEIQAARAIMNRLGLTETMRQKAIDLFNQGKQASFNLEETLKKLVQACHRNKVLLKLFVEIQMQTALAEGHLTADKQRVLQKICQYLGFAPLNFSFFEHLFNFEQAFRQQSSGQRQQGYYQSSHSSHQLNLRDAYAILGISEQASPAEIKKAYRKQMSQHHPDKLLAKGLPEEMIKIATEKTQNIKAAYDRICAAKGI from the coding sequence ATGAATATATGGGGCAAACTTGTTGGAGGTTTTTTTGGTTTTCTTTTTGCAGGACCATTTGGGCTTATATTAGGTGTCATTATTGGGCATCTCTTTGACCGTGGCCTTAGGCAAAACCAGGGCTGGACTTTTTCTTCTGTCAATCCAAACGTCGCACAACAAGTTTTTTTTAATAGTACGTTCTTGGTAATGGGACATATCGCAAAATTAGATGGGCGGATTTCTGAAGCAGAAATTCAAGCGGCTAGAGCCATCATGAATCGCTTAGGTCTTACCGAAACCATGCGTCAAAAGGCTATCGACCTTTTTAATCAAGGTAAACAAGCCTCATTCAATTTAGAAGAAACCTTAAAAAAGCTAGTCCAAGCCTGCCATCGCAATAAGGTATTACTTAAGCTTTTTGTAGAAATACAAATGCAAACGGCCCTGGCTGAAGGCCATCTCACAGCAGATAAGCAAAGAGTATTGCAGAAAATCTGTCAATATCTAGGGTTTGCGCCACTCAACTTTAGCTTTTTTGAGCATCTATTTAATTTTGAGCAAGCTTTCCGCCAACAATCTTCTGGTCAGAGACAACAAGGATACTATCAATCATCGCACTCATCTCATCAGCTGAATCTAAGAGATGCCTATGCTATCTTAGGTATCTCTGAACAAGCATCGCCCGCTGAAATAAAAAAAGCCTACCGAAAGCAAATGAGCCAACATCATCCTGATAAATTATTGGCCAAGGGTTTACCTGAAGAAATGATAAAAATAGCGACTGAGAAAACTCAAAATATCAAGGCTGCCTACGATCGTATCTGTGCGGCTAAGGGAATATAA
- the rpe gene encoding ribulose-phosphate 3-epimerase, whose protein sequence is MRNLIISASILSADMGCLAKESSAVLQAGADSLHIDVMDNHFVPNLTFGPLVCEALHKHLPKTFLDVHLMVNPVDNLINAFAKAGADQIIFHPEASSDVLKNLKQIRHLGCKAGLAINPLTSLNCLNNLWDHLDFILMMSVNPGFAEQHFIPEVLNKISATKQLLSTHKPSIRLGVDGGIKKNNISEIAKMGADTFILGSGIFHTENYAFTLTELRSQLTL, encoded by the coding sequence ATGCGTAATTTAATTATTTCCGCCTCTATTTTATCTGCGGATATGGGTTGCTTAGCGAAGGAATCCTCTGCGGTATTGCAAGCGGGTGCCGATAGTTTGCATATTGATGTCATGGATAATCATTTCGTCCCTAATTTGACATTTGGACCCTTAGTCTGCGAGGCTTTACACAAACATCTACCTAAGACTTTTCTTGATGTACATTTAATGGTAAATCCAGTCGATAATTTAATTAATGCCTTTGCTAAAGCGGGTGCTGATCAAATCATCTTTCACCCTGAAGCCAGTAGCGATGTGCTTAAAAATTTAAAACAAATTCGTCATTTGGGTTGTAAAGCAGGATTAGCAATTAATCCTCTAACGTCATTAAATTGTTTAAATAACCTCTGGGATCACTTAGATTTTATATTAATGATGTCTGTTAATCCCGGTTTTGCTGAGCAACATTTTATTCCTGAGGTTTTAAACAAAATTTCCGCCACTAAACAGTTACTTTCCACACACAAACCTAGTATTCGTTTAGGTGTGGATGGCGGGATTAAAAAAAATAATATTAGCGAAATCGCTAAAATGGGTGCAGATACTTTTATTTTAGGATCGGGTATTTTTCATACCGAAAATTACGCCTTCACATTAACCGAACTACGATCACAATTAACTCTATAA